The DNA window TTCACCAACAACTATATCAGCGCCATAATCTCCTGGAGCCTTCAATAACCCTAATGAAGTAGGGTCAACTCCAACAATGTAAAGCGCTTCATTTTCATGCGCAATTTCACCCACTTCCTTAGCTTTCTCCTCTAGAAACCCTAAGTAAGATGGATTCTCAATATAAACTGCAGCGGTGTTCTTCGAAATTTTATTTTTTAAATCTTCAAGGTTTATTTCTCCAGTGTCTTTACTTTGATTTACTTCAATCGCTTTCATTCCAACCGGTTCAATCATAAGTTTAAGCACAGCTTTTCTTTCTGGATGAATGAAATAAGGAATAACTACTTCTGTTTTTTTAGTTATTCTAGAAGCCATTAAAGCCGCTTCACCAAGGCTTGTAGCCCAATCATACATAGAAGCATTCGCTACATCCATTCCAGTTAATTCGCAAATCATGCTTTGATACTCGAATTGAGCTTGAAGAATCCCTTGAGAAACCTCCGCTTGATAAGGCGTATAGGAAGTGGCAAACTCTAATCTTCCCACTATAGCATCTACAACAGCAGGCACATAATGAGGCCAAACTCCCGCGCCTAAAAATACTGGAATATCCATGCTGGAAACGTTTTTCTCTAAAAGCTTAGCTATCATCCTTTTAACTTCAAGCTCGGAATACGGACCTGGAATATTCAATTTCCCTTTAAATTTAACTTCATTTGGAATATCGGTGAATAATTCTTCGATGGTTTTTAACCCAAGCTCTTTAAGCATTTCAGCTTCTATAGCTTCAACTCCAGTCGGTAGGTAAGGATGCGTTTTCAATTTAATTTTAATCTCCCCCTTCAAAAATCTTTTTTTGCTAATAGCTTTGAAGTTATATTAAAATTTTTTTAATCTCCCCCTTCTATAGAAAACAAGAATAAATATGAAAATCTTTTAAGACCGCTATGCAATTACATCATTATGTTGGAGGCGTGATTTTTAATGAAATATTATAGTCGAGAAGATGTGGTTGGAAAAGAGGTTATTGAAGCTGAAGCAAAAAAGCTTGGTGTAGTTAAAGATTTAGCGTTTTCAACTGAAGGGAAAGCTGCTTTAATTTTGGATAGAGTTGATGAGAAAGGAGAGCTTCAAGAAGCTATTCTTCCCTTCGATAAAATTTTAAAAATAGGCGATGTAATTTTAATTAAATCTGCAAGCGATTTAGAATCTTCTTTAGCTCCTGGAAAAATTTGTCCTAATTGCAAAAGCAAAAACCCTCTAAATGCTAAGTACTGCTTTAAATGCGGGGTAACTTTACAGAAAAAAGAAAAGAAGTGAATTTATGATTCAAAGCCAAGTTGATTCTTCAGCATATTTAGATAAAGAGGTTAAATTAGGAGAAAAATGCCGAATTGAAGCGAGTTCAAAACTTTTTTCTAGCGTTGAGCTTTCAAATAATGTTTGGATAAGCTTTAATACAATAATTTTTGGTCCAGTGGAGATTGGAGAAGGAAGTTATATCGGCCCTAACTGCATAATAGGTTATCCTAAAAGGGCAAGGTTAAAAGCTGAAGTTAAAAAAGAATCTTTTGAAAAAGATTTAAAGGAAACCTTAACCGTTATTGGAAGAAACTGCATGATAAGAAGCGGTTGCATCATATATTCTAACGTTAAAATAGGTGATGAAGTAGAGTTTGGCCATAACGTTCTCGTTAGAGAGCATGTTAAAATAGGAAATAAAAGCTTAATTGGAACAAATTCTGTAATTGACGGTTACAGCCAGATAGGTAGAGGGGTATCAATTCAAACAAACGCTTATATTTGCGCTTACTCTAAAATAGAAGATTATGTTTTTTTAGGGCCTTGTAGCGTTCTTTTAAATGATAAATATGCTGCTCAAAAGAAAGCTAAATTAATTGGACCAGTGATAAAAAAAGCTGCAAGTATAGGGGGAAACGCAACAATTATGCCTGGAGTGGTTATTGGAGAAGGAGCTTTAATTGGAGCTTTATCTATTGTAACTAAGAATATTCCACCGAAAAGCATTTATGCAGGAGTTCCAGCTAAGAGATTAAGAAGCATTCCAAGCGATTGGAAGTCAACTTTAAAAAGCAGATTTTCAATCTAATTTAACCACTTTGAAATTAATGAGGGGAAGAAACTATGAAGCAAAACCTTAAATTTTTCAGTTTAATCTCCATATTTTTAATTTTAGCTTATTTTCCCTTCTCTATTAACGCTGCTTCACAGCAAAATTATGAAATTAAAATTAATAGAATAATTTTTATTAGCGACTGGGGGTTAACTGCGGTAAACGATACAATTACTATAACTAATATTGGTGTTGAAGATTTACAAAGCGTTAACATAGGTTTTCCAAGCTTTTACTTAACTAACTTAAAATATTATGCTGCAAACCTTCAAGGGGAAAGCTTAGCTATTGAAATAAAGCTTGATGAAACAAATGGGGTTTACTGGTTAAGCTTTATTTTCCCTCAACCGTTAAAACCTAAAGAAACCTACAATTTTTCTTCATTAACAGTTTTCGCTGGTTTAATTCGCTTTCAGCGAGGAGGTTATACTTACGCTTTTGCAGAAGCTCCAGTTTTAGAAAAACAAGCTGAGTTATGCAATGTAACAATAGTTTTTCCAAGCGATGCTTCTATATCTCTTCCAGAAAACTCAACCTTTAAAAAAGTTGGTAAAGAACCTGTAATAAACCATGTTTTCACACCTTTAACGCCTTATTATATTAAAAGTTTATCGCTTAACTTTTCTTCAATAAATCTTCAGCTTCTTGATATTTACTGGTCTGAAAGAGTTATATCTTTAGAAGGATTTAATAAAATTAAGGTTTCAGATACTTTTAGCATCCATAACCCTGGAATATTAATAGCAGCTGTTAAAGTTTATTTACCTAAAGAAGCAGCTCGAGTAATGGCTTATGATTATGCTGGACCGTTATGGAGTGATGAAAGATCAGGTGGTGAAGCTGCTGTAACTCCAAGATTTGGAGATATAAGATTAAATGAAAACTTTACTTTTAAGTTAAGTTATGAATTAAATAAAGAAAAATTTATTAAACAAATTGATTGGCGAGGCGTTTACATATTTAATTTCAACTTTTCTTCAAAGCAACCTTGGCTTATAGAAAATTTAACGGTTAAAGTAATTTTACCTAAAGGTTGCGAGATTCAAGATTTAAATATGAAACCTGAAAAAATTATTGAATCTGATTACCAAAAGATTTTAGTATACAACTTTAATGGTGTGACGCCCATCCACGATTTAAAATTCACTTTAAAATATAAATACAACGGGTTATGGGCTTCAATAAAACCTTTAGAATGGGTATTAATACTTGAAGCTGTAGTATTTATGTTTGCGGTGA is part of the Candidatus Bathyarchaeota archaeon genome and encodes:
- a CDS encoding N-acetyltransferase, which gives rise to MIQSQVDSSAYLDKEVKLGEKCRIEASSKLFSSVELSNNVWISFNTIIFGPVEIGEGSYIGPNCIIGYPKRARLKAEVKKESFEKDLKETLTVIGRNCMIRSGCIIYSNVKIGDEVEFGHNVLVREHVKIGNKSLIGTNSVIDGYSQIGRGVSIQTNAYICAYSKIEDYVFLGPCSVLLNDKYAAQKKAKLIGPVIKKAASIGGNATIMPGVVIGEGALIGALSIVTKNIPPKSIYAGVPAKRLRSIPSDWKSTLKSRFSI
- the gcvPA gene encoding aminomethyl-transferring glycine dehydrogenase subunit GcvPA yields the protein MKTHPYLPTGVEAIEAEMLKELGLKTIEELFTDIPNEVKFKGKLNIPGPYSELEVKRMIAKLLEKNVSSMDIPVFLGAGVWPHYVPAVVDAIVGRLEFATSYTPYQAEVSQGILQAQFEYQSMICELTGMDVANASMYDWATSLGEAALMASRITKKTEVVIPYFIHPERKAVLKLMIEPVGMKAIEVNQSKDTGEINLEDLKNKISKNTAAVYIENPSYLGFLEEKAKEVGEIAHENEALYIVGVDPTSLGLLKAPGDYGADIVVGEGQPLGNSMNYGGPLLGIFACKEEFARQMPGRIIGLTTTKKQNQRAFCMALQTREQYIRREKATSSICTNEALCAVAAAVYLSLLGPKGLKRLGEIIMIKSSYAMKKLKEIAGIKAPLFKAVHFKEFTVNFDETGKTALEVHKKLLKEGVHGGKIIKEEFPELGETMLYCVTEVHLKEDIDKLSNSLKKVLEA
- a CDS encoding PRC-barrel domain-containing protein, translated to MKYYSREDVVGKEVIEAEAKKLGVVKDLAFSTEGKAALILDRVDEKGELQEAILPFDKILKIGDVILIKSASDLESSLAPGKICPNCKSKNPLNAKYCFKCGVTLQKKEKK